The DNA region catggagtcagatttgagaaacgttggccacttttctgaagtcatttaaacgggcactgtcgttgctatgactatacggacacttcttacgtcttcccctggatgcctttacgtgatgacgattccaacgggctcgattgctcgttcacaggccctacaaatgaaaaaaacctttagctagcaagtcttttcttgctgcgtaacgcgcgtggaagacaccgaccctctcctgttccaagcgttagtttagcctgttatatttctccggtcatcttttcactcgttataggagttacaaacatcacaaagtagttaatttaaagcgttttatagcaatttatatccgtttagtgcgattttgggacatttatttttgcaacgatgtgaaaagttggtcacgcttttcagttcatcccgaacgtagttgacatttccacatggcaagaggacagctttccaccaaaagacgatttctcccaagaaaggatcctttgcccaagatactgatggaagaacagctcaaggtaggacatttttattatgataaatcgtgtttctgtcgaaacattttagtggcttaggacgccatgttttttgacgtagcttcgcttggcgcaaactgtattgaaaagtaaggataaattaaaaaatgtaataacgcaattgtattaagaattaaattgtctatcaatccctgtccaccctatattttttagtcacgtttatgagtatttatgtataagagtagatcactgtctaagtggcgcaaggacgttttctttaccagcttgtctacatttcacattgtctaaccatgattttggtggctaaatataaacattttcgatcaaactgtatatgcatgttgtaatgtgatgttacaggagtgtcatcggaagaattctgagaaggttagtgaaaaaattaatatcttttggcgatgttgacttttatcgctcactttggctagaatcaatgctgggctgctaattgctatgtgctaagctaatataacgatttattgtgttttcgctgtaagacacttagaaaatctgaaatattgtctgtattcacaggatctgtgtctttcgattcgtgtatgctgtgtatttttacgaaatgtttgatgattagtagttaggtaaacacgttgctcattgtaattattctagtccatttgtgatggtgggtgcaattgtaaactatgccatctacctgaaatatgcacttttttctaacaaaacctatcccataccataaatatgttatcagactgtcatctaatgagtttttttgttggttagaggctataaatatcttagtttagccgaattggtgatggctactggtgttggtggacaaataaaagatggtggaatatgctaatgtgtttttaggtaatagatgtacatctttacatattgtgtcttccctgtaaaacattttaaaaatcggaaatgttgactggattcataagatctgtgtctttcattagctgtattggactttaatgtgtgaaagttaaatattttaaaaaaatattttttttgaatttcgcggcactggtttttcagtgggggggggggggggagtgccgctagcggcacgctgatcctagacaggttaagtgtccacggaccattcccacattctcaaaagtagaaatattgtttaattctcccattttggggattaggagtttggccaagtctctctctgtgtcccacaGTCACACATTCCAATCTCAGTTCTACATACCCAGAAGCAGAGTTTTTATGACTCTCATAAactatggagaaagagaggagggagtggctatttgtatttattatggatccccattagctgctgcaacagctactcttcctggggtccagcaaaatgaaggctaTGATCTTCCCCCCAGGGCACGTTATGacacaaacccttaaccaacaatgcagttttcagAAAATAGAGTTGACTATAAGTTGACTATACTATACATGACTATAGTTCACTATGTTGTGATATACATGACTATAGTTCACTATGTTGTGATATACATGACTATAGTTCACTATGTTGTGATATACATGACTATAGTTCACTCTGGTGTGATATACATGACTATAGTTCACTATGTTGTGATATACATGACTATAGTTCACTCTGTTGTGATATACATGACTATAGTTCACTCTGGTGTGATATACATGACTATAGTTCACTCTGGTGTGATATACATGACTATAGTTCACTATGTTGTGATATACATGACTATAGTTCACTATGTTGTGATATACATGACTATAGTTCACTCTGGTGTGATATACATGACTATAGTTCACTATGTTGTGATATACATGACTATAGTTCACTATGTTGTGATATACATGACTATAGTTCACTATGTTGTGATATACATGACTATAGTTCACTATGTTGTGATATACATGACTATAGTTCACTATGTTGTGATATACATGACTATAGTTCACTCTGGTGTGTCTGTAACTCTAGGAGGACTCTGGGGTCTAACTCCGCCCACCTCTGGAAACCTCCCAGTCGCTGTTCCAGTGTCAACAGCCTGGTCAGCTACTCAGGGGTACGTACTGATTGATTCATTCGTTGATTgattgagtgactgactgactgattgacggTCTCTCTAGTTGCAGGAGTTCAAAGGTCAAGAAGGCGGTTCCAGTTTGCTGGCTGACCTGGGGGAGGAGTTAGGGGAGCAGGGGGAGGAGCTACTTGGAGTCCCCACTCCCTGCACTGCCGCAGACGACCTACGCATCCAGGTTGACCATTCAGAGCTCAGACAGCAGGAGCTGCTGCACCAATCAGAGGCGAGACAGGCGAAATTGCTACAGCGAGTCAGAGAGCTAGACCAGGAGGCAGAGGGGCTGAGGGATGAGGTCAGAGAGCTGCAGGGGAAGCTATTGGCTCACAACCAGGAAGCTGTGGCAGCCAACCTCAACAACATGGATCTGTTGTCTAAACTAGACAGCCAGGTACCAAACGTTTGTCTGCTACTAGGACATTATTAATACACTTCTGCTGTGTGGCAGTATGCACCTACTATTGTATTTCATGTCACTAAAGCAAAGTGTAAAAAGTGAATGTTACTTtgatattgattgattgatgtgcaGGAGAAGGCgaggctggaggaggagagggacacagCGCTACAACAGACCCAGGTtctgcaggaggaggagagggacacagGGCTACAACAGACCCAGGTTctacaggtggaggagagggacacAGGGCTACAACAGACCCAGGTtctgcaggaggaggagagggacacagGGCTACAACAGACCCAGGTTctacaggtggaggagagggacacAGGGCTACAACAGACCCAGGTtctgcaggaggaggagagggacacagTGCTACAACAGACCCAGGTtctgcaggaggaggagagggacacagGGCTACAACAGACCCAGGTTctgcagcaggaggagagggacacAGGGCTACAACAGACCCAGGTTctgcagcaggaggagagggacacAGGGCTACAACAGACCCAGGTtctacaggaggaggagagggacacagGGCTACAACAGACCCAGGTtctgcaggaggaggagagggacacagTGCTACAACAGACCCAGGTtctgcaggaggaggagagggacacagTGCTACAACAGACCCAGGTtctgcaggaggaggagagggacacagTGCTACAACAGACCCAGGTtctgcaggaggaggagagggacacagTGCTACAACAGACCCAGGTtctgcaggaggaggagagggacacagTGCTACAACAGACCCAGGTTctgcagcaggaggagagggacacAGGGCTACAACAGACCCAGGTtctgcaggaggaggagagggacacagTGCTACAACAGACCCAGGTTctgcagcaggaggagagggacacAGTGCTACAACAGACCCAGGTTctgcagcaggaggagagggacacAGGGCTACAACAGACCCAGGTTctgcagcaggaggagagggacacAGGGCTACAACAGACCCAGGTTctgcagcaggaggagagggacacAGGGCTACAACAGACCCAGGTtctgcaggaggaggagagggacacagGGCTACAACAGACCCAGGTTctgcagcaggaggagagggacacAGGGCTACAACAGACCCAGGTtctgcaggaggaggagagggacacagTGCTACAACAGACCCAGGTTctgcagcaggaggagagggacacAGGGCTACAACAGACCCAGGTtctgcaggaggaggagagggacacagCGCTACAACAGACCCAGGTTctgcaggagggagaggagagaaaggagaagggggaggtgcaggatgagaaggagggagaggagaggaaggagaagagggaggagcagGAATGGAAGGTGATGGAGAAGCAGCTTCAGGAGTTGAGGGAGGAGCTGAGGTCCAGGGACAGAGAACTGACGGAGAGTAGAGAGAAGATCAGACAATTGGAGGAGGAGaacactgacagactgactggggcggggcaggagagagagaagggagagatggatggagagaaggagaagctAGGAACAGAGAAAGAGACTGACGAGTGTTCTCATAGTAATCTACATAAGGCTGGGTCTGCAGAGGGACTGTCTATGGAGAAGAACCAGCATCTTTCCTCTAAGTCTGAGCCCCAGACCCAGgacctctccccctgtccccagaCCCAGGACCTCTCCCCCTGTACCCAGACCCAGgacctctccccctgtccccagaCCCAGgacctctccccctgtccccagaCCCAGgacctctccccctgtccccagaCCCAGgacctctccccctgtccccagaCCCAGgacctctccccctgtccccagaCCCAGgacctctccccctgtccccagaCCCAGgacctctccccctgtccccagaCCCAGgacctctccccctgtccccagaCCCAGgacctctccccctgtccccagaCCCTGgacctctccccctgtccccagaCCCAGgacctctccccctgtccccagaCCCAGgacctctccccctgtccccagaCCCAGgacctctccccctgtccccagaCCCTGgacctctccccctgtccccagaCCCAGgacctctccccctgtccccagaCCCAGgacctctccccctgtccccagaCCCAGgacctctccccctgtccccagaCCCAGgacctctccccctgtccccagaCCCAGgacctctccccctgtccccagaCCCAGgacctctccccctgtccccagaCCCAGgacctctccccctgtccccagaCCCAGgacctctccccctgtccccagaCCCAGgacctctccccctgtccccagaCCCAGgacctctccccctgtccccagaCCCAGgacctctccccctgtccccagaCCCAGgacctctccccctgtccccagaCCCAGgacctctccccctgtccccagaGCCAGGGGGAAGTGCTGCGGCTGCAGACAGAGGTTGTGGAGCTGAGAGCCCGGCTGCAGCTGGGAGCAGAGCTGCAGATAAGGAGTCAGGTGGAGGGGCTCAACAGACAGCAAGTAGaggagctgctgctgctggcccaggagagggaggaggctcTGGGGCAGGAGCAGCGCCGCAAGGCTCAGACTTCACAAGGCCTAGTCCTGGAGCTGGCCTCCGCCAGGGAGGAACTCCACAGCCTGAAGACACGCTACGAGGGCCTGGCCCTGGAGCATGTAGACATCCGGGAGGCCCTGGACCACGCcaacagagagacagcagagcTCGGGGTCCACATCTGCAGGCTCACCGCCCAGAATGAGGAGGCGCGAGAGCGATGGGAGGCGCTGTCCACCAGGTTTCAGGAGGAGCTGAACACCAGCATGACCTCCCTGCAGCAGGAAAACCTCGGCCTGCAGGAGCAGCTGCTGAAGGAgcgggaggagaaggggaggctgGGGGAAGAAGAGCAAGGAGACATTAGGGCTCAGAAGGAGGCACAGCAGGAGGAGATCCAGGCGCTCTGCTATCAGCTCAGCAACCAGACCATAAACCACCAGACACAGTTACAGGTCAGTACAGAACTACAGACACAGTTACAGGTCAGTATAGTACTACAGACACAGTTACAGGTCAGTATAGTACTACAGACACAGTTACAGGTCAGTACAGAACTACAGACACAGTTACAGGTCAGTACAGAACTACAGACACAGTTACAGGTCAGTATAGTACTACAGACACAGTTACAGGTCAGTATAGTACTACAGACACAGTTACAGGTCAGTACAGAACTACAGACAGTTACAGGTCAGTATAGTACTACAGACACAGTTACAGGTCAGTACAGAACTACAGACACAGTTACAGGTCAGTACAGAACTACAGACACagttacaggtcagtacagtactacatacacagttacaggtcagtacagaactacagacacagttacaggtcagtacagaactacagacacagttacaggtcagtacagaactacagacacagttacaggtcagtacagaactacagacacagttacaggtcagtacagtactacagacacagttacaggtcagtacagaactacagacacagttacaggtcagtacagtactacagacacagttacaggtcagtacagaactacagacacagttacaggtcagtacagaactacagacacagttacaggtcagtacagaactacagacacagttacaggtcagtacagtactacagacacagttacaggtcagtacagaactacagacacagttacaggtcagtacagaactacagacacagttacaggtcagtacagtactacagacaCAGTTACAGGTCAGCGCTGAACTACAGACACAGTTACAGGCCAGTAccgaaacacagacacagttacAGGTCAGTACTGAACCACCAGACACAGTTACAGGCCAGTACCGAGACACAGACACGGTTACAGGTCAGTACCGAGACACAGACACGGTTACAGGTCAGTACCGAGACACAGACACGGTTACAGGTCAGTACCGAACTACAGACATGGTTACAGGTCAGTACCGAACTACAAAAACAGTTACAGGCCAGTACTGAACCACATACACAGTTACAGGTCAGTACCGAACTACAAAAACAGTTACAGGCCAGTGCTGAACCGCGGACACAGCTACGGGTCGGTGCTGAAACACAGACACGGTTACATGTCATTGCTGAAACACAGACACATTTACAAGTTTGTACTGAACTACAGACACAACTAGAGGTCAGTACTAAACCAACAGACACAGTTACAGGTCAGTACTGAATCACCAGACATAGTTACAGGCCAGTACTGAACTACAGACACAGTTAGAGGTCGGCGCTGAACTACAGACACGGGTACAGGTCAGTACTGAACTACAGACACGGGTACAGGTCAGCTCATAACCACAAGACACAGTTACAGGCCAGTCCTGAACTACAGACATAGTTACAGGCCAGTACTGAACTACAGACACAGCTACAGGTCAGTACAGCACTACAGACACAGTTACAGGTCAGTACTGAACTACAGACACAGCTACAGGTCAGTACAGCACTACAGACACAGTTACAGGTCAGTACAGAATTACAGACACAGTTACAGGTCAGTAAAGTGCTACAGACACAGTTACAGGTCAGTACAGAACTACAGACACAGTTACAGGTCAGTACAGAACTACAGACACAGTTACAGGTCAGTACAGAACTACAGACACAGTTACAGGTCAGTACAGAACTACAGACACagttacaggtcagtacagtactacagacacagttacaggtcagtacagaactacagacacagttacaggtcagtacagaactacagacacagttacaggtcagtacagtactacagacaCAGTTACAGGTCAGTACAGAACTACAGACACAGTTACAGGTCAGTACTGAACTACAGACACAGCTACAGGTCAGTACAGCACTACAGACACAGTTACAGGTCAGTAAAGTGCTACAGACACAGTTACAGGTCAGTAAAGTGCTACAGACACAGTTACAGGTCGGTACTGAACCACAGTTACAGGTCAGTAAAGTGCTACAGACACAGTTACAGGTCGGTACTGAACCACAGTTACAGGTCAGTACTGAACTACAGTTACAGGTCGGTACTGAACCACAGTTACAGGTCAGTACTGAACTACAGTTACAGGTCAGTACAGAACCACAGTTACAGGTCAGTAAAGTGCTACAGACACAGTTACAGGTCAGTACAGAACCACAGTTACAGGTCAGTAAAGTGCTACAGACACAGTTACAGGTCGGTACTGAACCACAGTTACAGGTACCGTTTGTGATCTACCGCACAGTGTTCTAGTGAGAGGTTGTGTATCTGCCCCAGgttctgtctgaggagctgaaGACCGAGAGGTCTGAAGTGGAGGTGGAACAGGAGAAGAAGATATACCTGAAGACCAAGCCGGAAGAGATGGAGGTCAGGCACGCATCTTGTCACTTCCTTCCTAACCTCCACCCTCCTAGACCTCCACCCTCCTAGACCTCCACCCTCCTAGACCTTCACCCTCCTAGACCTTCACCCTCCTAGACCTTCACCCTCCTAGACCTCCACCCTCCTAGACCTCCACCCTCCTAGACCTTCACCCTCCTAGACCTCCACCCTCCTAGACCTCCACCCTCCTAGACCTCCACCCTCCTAGACCTCCACCCTCCTAGACCTCCACCCTCCTAGACCTTCACCCTCCTAGACCTCCACCCTCCTAGACCTCCACCCTCCTAGACCTCCACCCTCCTAGACCTCCACCCTCCTAGACCTCCACCCTCCTAGACCTCCACCCTCCTAGACCTTCACCCTCCTAGACCTCCACCCTCCTATACCTCCACCCTCCTAGACCTCCACCCTCCTAGACCTCCACCCTCCTAGACCTCCACCCTCCTAGACCTCCACCCTCCTAGACCTCCACCCTCCTAGACCTCCACCCTCCTAGACCTCCACCCTCCTAGACCTCCACCCTCCTAGACCTCCACCCTCCTAGACCTCCACCCTCCTAGACCTCCACCCTCCTAGACCTCCACCCTCCTAGACCTTCACCCTCCTAGACCTCCACCCTCCTAGACCTCCACCCTCCTAGACCTCCACCCTCCTAGACCTCCACCCTCCTAGACCTCCACCCTCCTAGACCTCCACCCTCCTAGACCTCCACCCTCCTAGACCTCCACCCTCTTAGACCTCCACCCTCCTAGACCTCCACCCTCCTAGACCTCCACCCTCCTAGACCTCCACCCTCCTAGACCTCCACCCTCCTAGACCTCCACCCTCTTAGACCTCCACCCTCCTAGACCTCCACCCTCCTAGACCTCCACCCTCCTAGACCTCCACCCTCCTAGACCTCCACCCTCCTAGACCTTCACCCTCCTAGACCTCCACCCTCTTAGACCTCCACCCTCCTAGACCTCCACCCTCCTAGACCTCCACCCTCCTAGACCTCCACCCTCTTAGACCTTCTATCAACTGAACATGTTGTTGTGCAGAGTGAGAAGCAGGATCAACTTCTAGAGGAGAACACCAGCTGGATCACCACATCACAGAAGATAATACACCAGAGAGAGGAGATGCAACACAACCTCGccaggtatataggttatatatatgtagtatacaacctcaccaggtatataggttatatatatgtagtacacatcctcaccaggtatataggttatatatatgtagtacacaacctcaccaggtatataggttatatatatgtagtacacaacctcaccaggtatataggttatatatatgtagtacacaacctcaccaggtatataggttatatatatgtagtacacaacctcaccaggtatataggttatatatatgtagtacacaacctcaccaggtatataggttatatatatgtagtacacatcCTCACCAGGTGACtatatataggttatatatatgtagtacacaacctcatcaggtatataggttatatatatgtagtacacatcctcaccaggtatataggttatatatatgtagtacacatcctcaccaggtatataggttatatatatgtagtacacatcctcaccaggtatataggttatatatatgtagtacacaacctcaccaggtatataggttatatatatgtagtatacaacctcaccaggtatataggttatatatatgtagtacacaacctcaccaggtgactatatataggttatatatatgtagtacacaacctcatcaggtatataggttatatatatgtagtacacaacctcaccaggtatataggttatatatatgtagtacacatcctcaccaggtatataggttatatatatgtagtacacaacctcaccaggtatataggttatatatatgtagtacacaacctcaccaggtatataggttatatatatgtagtacacatcctcaccaggtatataggttatatatatgtagtacacaacctcaccaggtatataggttatatatatgtagtacacaacctcaccaggtatataggttatatatatgtagtacacaacctcaccaggtgactgtatataggttatatatatgtagtacacatcctcaccaggtatataggttatatatatgtagtacacaacctcaccaggtatataggttatatatatgtagtacacaacctcaccaggtatataggttatatatatgtagtacacatcctcaccaggtgactgtatataggttatatatatgtagtacacatcCTCACCAGGTGACtatatataggttatatatatgtagtacacaacctcaccaggtgactgtatataggttatatatatgtagtacacatcctcaccaggtatataggttatatatatgtagtacacatcctcaccaggtatataggttatatatatgtagtacacaatctcaccaggtatataggttatatatatgtattacacaacctcaccaggtatataggttatatatatgtagtacacatcctcaccaggtatataggttatatatatgtagtacacaacctcaccaggtatataggttatatatatgtagtacacatcCTCACCAGGTGACtatatataggttatatatatgtagtacacatcctcaccaggtatataggttatatatatgtagtacacatcctcaccaggtgactgtatataggttatatatatgtagtacacaacctcaccaggtatataggttatatatatgtagtacacaacctcaccaggtatataggttatatatatgtagtacacaacctcaccaggtgactgtatataggttatatatatgtagtacacaacctcaccaggtatataggttatatatatgtagtacacaacctcaccaggtgactgtatataggttatatatatgtagtacacaacctcaccaggtatataggttatatatatgtagtacacatcctcaccaggtatataggttatatatatgtagtacacaacctcaccaggtgactatatataggttatatatatgtagtacacaacctcaccaggtatataggttatatatatgtagtacacatcctcaccaggtatataggttatatatatgtagtacacaatctcaccaggtatataggttatatatatgtagtacacaatctcaccaggtatataggttatatatatgtattacacaacctcaccaggtatataggttatatatatgtagtacacaacctcaccaggtgactatatataggttatatatatgtagtacacaacctcaccaggtatataggttatatatatgtagtacacaatctcaccaggtatataggttatatatatgtattacacaacctcaccaggtatataggttatatatatgtagtacacatcCTCACCAGGTGACtatatataggttatatatatgtagtacacaacctcaccaggtatataggttatatatatgtagtacacaacctcaccaggtatataggttatatatatgtagtacacatcctcaccaggtatataggttatatatatgtagtacacaatctcaccaggtatataggttatatatatgtattacacaacctcaccaggtatataggttatatatatgtagtacacaacctcaccaggtatataggttatatatatgtagtacacatcCTCACCAGGTGACtatatataggttatatatatgtagtacacatcctcaccaggtatataggttatatatatgtagtacacaacctcaccaggtgactgtatataggttatatatatgtagtacacatcctcaccaggtgactgtatataggttatatatatgtagtacacatcctcaccaggtatataggttatatatatgtagtacacatcctcaccaggtgactgtatataggttatatatatgtagtacacatcctcaccaggtatataggttatatatatgtagtacacaacctcaccaggtatataggttatatatatgtagtacacatcctcaccaggtgactgtatataggttatatatatgtagtacacatcctcaccaggtatataggttatatatatgtagtacacaacctcaccaggtatataggttatatatatgtattacacaacctcaccaggtatataggttatatatatgtagtacacatcctcaccaggtatataggttatatatatgtagtacacaacctcaccaggtgactgtatataggttatatatatgtagtacacaacctcaccaggtatataggttatatatatgtagtacacaatctcaccaggtatataggttatatatatgtagtacacaacctcaccaggtatataggttatatatatgtagtatacaacctcaccaggtatataggttatatatatgtagtacacaacctcaccaggtgactgtatataggttatatatatg from Salvelinus fontinalis isolate EN_2023a chromosome 26, ASM2944872v1, whole genome shotgun sequence includes:
- the LOC129823614 gene encoding FYVE and coiled-coil domain-containing protein 1-like yields the protein MCNKTSVGENQLQRIIRDLHEAVTDLSKEHRETGEPITDDSPNLHKLSYKLEYLLQFDQKEKADFLGSRKEYWDYFRECLAKTRGVNDGLRFVKAIPELKTSLGKGRAFLRYSLVHQRLADTLQQCLLNHEVTSEWYFARSPFLKSHLSSDIISHLYVLNEVQFDVAFRGHDLDADWPTFARRTLGSNSAHLWKPPSRCSSVNSLVSYSGLQEFKGQEGGSSLLADLGEELGEQGEELLGVPTPCTAADDLRIQVDHSELRQQELLHQSEARQAKLLQRVRELDQEAEGLRDEVRELQGKLLAHNQEAVAANLNNMDLLSKLDSQEKARLEEERDTALQQTQVLQEEERDTGLQQTQVLQVEERDTGLQQTQVLQEEERDTGLQQTQVLQVEERDTGLQQTQVLQEEERDTVLQQTQVLQEEERDTGLQQTQVLQQEERDTGLQQTQVLQQEERDTGLQQTQVLQEEERDTGLQQTQVLQEEERDTVLQQTQVLQEEERDTVLQQTQVLQEEERDTVLQQTQVLQEEERDTVLQQTQVLQEEERDTVLQQTQVLQQEERDTGLQQTQVLQEEERDTVLQQTQVLQQEERDTVLQQTQVLQQEERDTGLQQTQVLQQEERDTGLQQTQVLQQEERDTGLQQTQVLQEEERDTGLQQTQVLQQEERDTGLQQTQVLQEEERDTVLQQTQVLQQEERDTGLQQTQVLQEEERDTALQQTQVLQEGEERKEKGEVQDEKEGEERKEKREEQEWKVMEKQLQELREELRSRDRELTESREKIRQLEEENTDRLTGAGQEREKGEMDGEKEKLGTEKETDECSHSNLHKAGSAEGLSMEKNQHLSSKSEPQTQDLSPCPQTQDLSPCTQTQDLSPCPQTQDLSPCPQTQDLSPCPQTQDLSPCPQTQDLSPCPQTQDLSPCPQTQDLSPCPQTQDLSPCPQTQDLSPCPQTLDLSPCPQTQDLSPCPQTQDLSPCPQTQDLSPCPQTLDLSPCPQTQDLSPCPQTQDLSPCPQTQDLSPCPQTQDLSPCPQTQDLSPCPQTQDLSPCPQTQDLSPCPQTQDLSPCPQTQDLSPCPQTQDLSPCPQTQDLSPCPQTQDLSPCPQTQDLSPCPQSQGEVLRLQTEVVELRARLQLGAELQIRSQVEGLNRQQVEELLLLAQEREEALGQEQRRKAQTSQGLVLELASAREELHSLKTRYEGLALEHVDIREALDHANRETAELGVHICRLTAQNEEARERWEALSTRFQEELNTSMTSLQQENLGLQEQLLKEREEKGRLGEEEQGDIRAQKEAQQEEIQALCYQLSNQTINHQTQLQVLSEELKTERSEVEVEQEKKIYLKTKPEEMESEKQDQLLEENTSWITTSQKIIHQREEMQHNLARSEESLVVSQRSCEELREGLRKAYQDKQSYELRTSAELDDLYRTKINLEERLIELIREKDALWQKSDALEFEQKLRAEEQTKRDTCSNTSHCLSCSNPFSWWLHRHTCRLCGHGFCYYCCSNTVSLMEGGAREHCCSVCYSQHSAVVERHPQEDTCTAPHTPFNPLPQPGRTMQPSNTDLAVPRADDGAYDIITEEEVNGVSNSDSLSFTTCSPHTNPQGAAELNSGASTADTTSEDLPDQTGAVQDAEICLLRSGELTLCVPFSVEEIGVFGDGLRELFIRSGCYSSIPITGSTLGATIHWLFTSQPKSISFSVLYREDTHTPLEETKVLIPLTRCHSHKETMTGELIVRNTGEYTLIFDNSFSRFISKKVLYRLSVEQPVVYDGTH